The Vespula pensylvanica isolate Volc-1 chromosome 3, ASM1446617v1, whole genome shotgun sequence nucleotide sequence ACAGAAAATATTGTTACCTTCTTTAACATCAGTTAAATTATTAGAGAAGACTAAGAGATATGATcctgataaaaatgaattatttagtCTAACGGATAGATACAATAAGCAGTACGTTCTTAGTCCAGTAAGcgttttaaaacatttatgtTTCATGATAATACTAAAGTGAATATTATGTAAGTCTAATGTTTCAAGCAGGTATAAACTCCATTGCAGACTTTTGAAGAAGCGATATGCGATCTAATACATAATCTTGGCCCTTTATCTTCCAAGATGTTACctctaaaattatatcaaatttctaGCAAATGGAGGGACGAAATGAAACCGCGTCTAGGCTTATTACGTAGTAgagaatttattatgaaagatTTGTATACGTTTAATGTCAATTTAGACGATGCtaaagatacatataatattgtatgCGAGGcttatgataaaatttttaatcaaattggAATGGAGTACATAAAAGGTAATTTAATGTATCtgtaaaagaaagtattttataattttatgaaaaatttcattatatatatctcggtgatatttaattttctatagcTGAAGGTGATACAGGATCTATCGGTGGTTGTTTATCTCACGAGTATCAGTATTTATCTGAGATCGGAGAAGATGTTATTCTGTCGTGTCAATCTTGTAACTattgtgtaaataaaaatgtatctacGCAATCTGTGTGTCCACACTGCAGCAAAAAGTTACAAGTACATAATGCTGTTGaggtatttattaaaaataatagcatataaaatttacttgTTTATTGATATATCAAAGTTTTATTGCATATCTTAAATATTCAGGTTGGACACACTTTCCTCTTGGATACAAAGTATTCAAAACCATTAAATGCATtctataaagataataatatagaaaaaccTCTTGTAATGGGCTGTTTTGGAATTGGCTTAAGTCGTATTATGGCTGCAGCAGCTGAAATTCTTTCAACGAATGAAGAATTAAAATGGCCCAAAAATTTGGCACCTTTTACAGTTTGTATCATACCACCAAAggtaatttattagaaaaaaggaaaagggtaaattttatatcttgcttataaatgaaattataatagtatatacatGTTACAGAaaggaagcaaagaagaaattgCGTCATCTTATGTCGAACAgatatacgatattttatgtaaattagGTATAGACGCAATACTTGATGACAGAACAGATTTAACAATAGGTAAACGTTTATTATATGTACGGAACACTGGATTTCCTTATGCTATAATTCTTGGTAAATCTGTAATATCAAAATCAACGTTTGAACTTTATGATGTTTATAACAACAAATATCACGATTTAACTTTAGAGGgtataaacgattattttatgaaCAGTGATGTTAGAGAAtccgaaaatattttgttacaaGAAAGTAGACCGTAGCAATATgcattttgataaaaattattattttttgtagatattataaaataatacatgtataatacaaaacaagcattaattatttttaaaaaatcagaaaaacattttatatcttctaaTCGTATTACTGTCACGGATTAGTTTAATTGAACTTTTACTCTGTGGTATGCATTACACAAGAAACCCCGTaaattccaaatattttttactgttTCCGGTTGAACATTATAGGACGAATCGACGGCTTTAGCCCAAATCTCTACTTCCTTTAATTTTGTATCAACAGGAAGATTAATACTCCATAATGTCCAAC carries:
- the LOC122627676 gene encoding probable proline--tRNA ligase, mitochondrial isoform X3, which encodes MMNIGAQKILLPSLTSVKLLEKTKRYDPDKNELFSLTDRYNKQYVLSPTFEEAICDLIHNLGPLSSKMLPLKLYQISSKWRDEMKPRLGLLRSREFIMKDLYTFNVNLDDAKDTYNIVCEAYDKIFNQIGMEYIKAEGDTGSIGGCLSHEYQYLSEIGEDVILSCQSCNYCVNKNVSTQSVCPHCSKKLQVHNAVEVGHTFLLDTKYSKPLNAFYKDNNIEKPLVMGCFGIGLSRIMAAAAEILSTNEELKWPKNLAPFTVCIIPPKKGSKEEIASSYVEQIYDILCKLGIDAILDDRTDLTIGKRLLYVRNTGFPYAIILGKSVISKSTFELYDVYNNKYHDLTLEGINDYFMNSDVRESENILLQESRP
- the LOC122627676 gene encoding probable proline--tRNA ligase, mitochondrial isoform X2; protein product: MINSGIIKSVNRGMHVLLPLGLRVLDKLTALIDKEMMNIGAQKILLPSLTSVKLLEKTKRYDPDKNELFSLTDRYNKQYVLSPTFEEAICDLIHNLGPLSSKMLPLKLYQISSKWRDEMKPRLGLLRSREFIMKDLYTFNVNLDDAKDTYNIVCEAYDKIFNQIGMEYIKAEGDTGSIGGCLSHEYQYLSEIGEDVILSCQSCNYCVNKNVSTQSVCPHCSKKLQVHNAVEVGHTFLLDTKYSKPLNAFYKDNNIEKPLVMGCFGIGLSRIMAAAAEILSTNEELKWPKNLAPFTVCIIPPKKGSKEEIASSYVEQIYDILCKLGIDAILDDRTDLTIGKRLLYVRNTGFPYAIILGKSVISKSTFELYDVYNNKYHDLTLEGINDYFMNSDVRESENILLQESRP
- the LOC122627676 gene encoding probable proline--tRNA ligase, mitochondrial isoform X1, with translation MANTKLYKLSKVSQLFRSVYTTLPNALEKTEVSRGYVNMINSGIIKSVNRGMHVLLPLGLRVLDKLTALIDKEMMNIGAQKILLPSLTSVKLLEKTKRYDPDKNELFSLTDRYNKQYVLSPTFEEAICDLIHNLGPLSSKMLPLKLYQISSKWRDEMKPRLGLLRSREFIMKDLYTFNVNLDDAKDTYNIVCEAYDKIFNQIGMEYIKAEGDTGSIGGCLSHEYQYLSEIGEDVILSCQSCNYCVNKNVSTQSVCPHCSKKLQVHNAVEVGHTFLLDTKYSKPLNAFYKDNNIEKPLVMGCFGIGLSRIMAAAAEILSTNEELKWPKNLAPFTVCIIPPKKGSKEEIASSYVEQIYDILCKLGIDAILDDRTDLTIGKRLLYVRNTGFPYAIILGKSVISKSTFELYDVYNNKYHDLTLEGINDYFMNSDVRESENILLQESRP